CTGCCAGGTGGCAAAAAATGAACCTGGCGTGCGACCTGCACATCCACTCGGCGCTCTCCCCCTGCGCGGACGACGACATGTCGCCCGCCAACATCGTGGCCATGGCGGCGCTCAAGGGGCTGGATGTCATTGCGCTGACGGATCACAACAGCGGGCGCAACGTGCGCGCCGCCATGCAGGCCGCCGCGCTTGTGGAGGGGCCCCCCCTGGTAGTGCCGGGCGTGGAGGTGCAGAGCCGCGAGGAGGTGCACATCCTGTGCTACTTTCCAGGTGTGGACGCCTGCGAGGCGTTTGAGGCGCAGCTTGCGCCCACGCTGCTGCCCCTGCCCAACAACAAGCAGATAATGGGCAACCAGCTGGTGATGGACGCCCGAGGCAATGTGACCGATGAGGTGCCCTATACGCTTTTGCAGTCCAGCGCCTGGGATATCGAGGACGTCTGCGCCATCTGCGCGCGCCTGGGGGGCGCGGCGCTGCCCGCGCACGTCAACCGGGGGTCGTGCAGCCTGCTGGTCATGCTGGGCTTCTTCCCCGAGCGGCCCCGCTTTGCCGCCTGCGAGGTGGTGCCGGGCGCGCCGCTGCAGGCGCCCCTTCCGGCGGGCATCCGCGTGCTGCACGCCTCCGACGCGCACAACCTGGGCGCGCTCTCGGAGCGGGAATTTTTTCTTGATTTGCCGCAAAAATCCACGCCTGCGCTGCTGCAGTGGCTGCGGGGGGAGATTTGAGAGACGCATTCCTTGCAAATGCTCGTATTTTTGACAAATATCGTGCGTATATACCTAGTCATAAGCGACAAAACATGATACAATAAAACTCGTTACCCAGCGATTGTCAAATCTTTATCAAGGTGTGATTTCCCCGGCGCGCCGGGCGTTATCTAGATTAGGAAAACATGGATTTAGAGTATAAGGAGGAAAGGCTATGTCAGGAATTGGGGATCAGAAAGAGAAATTTGCCCAGCTCCAGACGGTCATCGAGGCGTATAAGGATGCAGAAGGCCCGCTGATGCCCGTCATGCAAAAGGCGCAGGAGATTTTCGGTTACCTGCCCATCGAGGTGCAGGACTTTATTGCCGAGGGGTTGGGCGTGCCCATGAGCGACGTCTACGGTGTCGCCACGTTCTATGCGCAGTTCAACCTGGAGCCGCAGGGCCAGTACACCATTGGCGTATGTCTTG
Above is a window of Maliibacterium massiliense DNA encoding:
- a CDS encoding PHP domain-containing protein, with the protein product MNLACDLHIHSALSPCADDDMSPANIVAMAALKGLDVIALTDHNSGRNVRAAMQAAALVEGPPLVVPGVEVQSREEVHILCYFPGVDACEAFEAQLAPTLLPLPNNKQIMGNQLVMDARGNVTDEVPYTLLQSSAWDIEDVCAICARLGGAALPAHVNRGSCSLLVMLGFFPERPRFAACEVVPGAPLQAPLPAGIRVLHASDAHNLGALSEREFFLDLPQKSTPALLQWLRGEI
- the nuoE gene encoding NADH-quinone oxidoreductase subunit NuoE, producing MSGIGDQKEKFAQLQTVIEAYKDAEGPLMPVMQKAQEIFGYLPIEVQDFIAEGLGVPMSDVYGVATFYAQFNLEPQGQYTIGVCLGTACYVKGAQKVLDALAKELQIEPGRTTADGKFTLNATRCLGCCGLAPVMMINDDVFGRLTEDDIPGIIEKYRAL